The following proteins are co-located in the Onychomys torridus chromosome 6, mOncTor1.1, whole genome shotgun sequence genome:
- the Ghsr gene encoding growth hormone secretagogue receptor type 1: MWNATPSEEPEPNVTLDLDWDASPGNDSMTDELLPLFPAPLLAGVTATCVALFVVGISGNLLTMLVVSRFRELRTTTNLYLSSMAFSDLLIFLCMPLDLVRLWQYRPWNFGDLLCKLFQFVSESCTYATVLTITALSVERYFAICFPLRAKVVVTKGRVKLVILVIWAVAFCSAGPIFVLVGVEHENGTDPRDTNECRATEFAVRSGLLTVMVWVSSVFFFLPVFCLTVLYSLIGRKLWRRRGDAAVGASLRDQNHKQTVKMLAVVVFAFILCWLPFHVGRYLFSKSFEPGSLEIAQISQYCNLASFILFYLSAAINPILYNIMSEKYRVAVLKLLGLESFSKRKLSTLKDESSRAWTKSSINT; encoded by the exons ATGTGGAACGCGACGCCCAGCGAGGAGCCGGAGCCTAACGTCACTCTGGACCTGGACTGGGACGCTTCCCCCGGCAACGACTCGATGACTGACGAGCTGCTGCCGCTCTTCCCCGCGCCGCTGCTGGCGGGCGTCACCGCCACCTGCGTGGCGCTCTTTGTGGTGGGCATCTCTGGCAACCTGCTcaccatgctggtggtgtcccgCTTCCGCGAGCTGCGCACCACCACcaacctctacctgtccagcaTGGCCTTCTCCGACCTGCTCATCTTCCTGTGCATGCCGCTGGACCTCGTCCGCCTCTGGCAGTACCGGCCCTGGAACTTTGGCGACCTGCTCTGCAAACTCTTCCAGTTCGTCAGCGAGAGCTGCACCTACGCCACGGTCCTCACCATCACGGCGCTGAGCGTCGAGCGCTACTTCGCCATCTGCTTCCCGTTGCGGGCCAAGGTGGTGGTCACCAAGGGCCGCGTGAAGCTGGTCATCCTGGTCATCTGGGCCGTGGCCTTCTGCAGCGCGGGGCCCATCTTCGTGCTGGTGGGCGTGGAGCACGAGAACGGGACCGACCCTCGGGACACCAACGAGTGCCGCGCCACTGAGTTCGCGGTGCGCTCTGGGCTGCTCACGGTCATGGTGTGGGTGTCCAGCGTCTTCTTCTTCCTACCCGTCTTCTGCCTCACCGTGCTCTACAGTCTCATCGGGAGGAAGCTGTGGAGGAGGCGCGGCGATGCGGCGGTGGGCGCCTCACTCAGGGACCAGAACCACAAGCAGACGGTGAAGATGCTTG CTGTGGTGGTGTTTGCCTTCATTCTCTGCTGGCTGCCCTTCCATGTGGGAAGATACCTGTTTTCCAAGTCCTTCGAGCCCGGCTCTCTGGAGATTGCTCAGATCAGCCAGTACTGCAACCTTGCGTCCTTCATTCTCTTCTACCTCAGCGCTGCCATCAACCCCATCCTGTACAACATCATGTCTGAGAAGTACCGGGTGGCCGTGCTCAAGCTTCTGGGGTTGGAGTCCTTCTCGAAGAGAAAGCTCTCCACTCTGAAGGATGAAAGCTCTCGGGCCTGGACAAAGTCGAGCATCAACACATGA